One Methylosinus sp. LW4 genomic region harbors:
- a CDS encoding ATP-binding cassette domain-containing protein — translation MSDEPLALDVAHIGHSYGARRALDDVSFSVAAGSFTVLLGLNGAGKSTLFSLITRLYAAREGKIAIFGHDVARESGAALRRLGVVFQARTLDLELSVMQNFIYHAALHGIGPGEAKRRGAALLERAGLADRAKDKARDLSGGQMRRVEILRALLHEPRLLLLDEPTVGLDIKARADILAQVRALVAERKLAVLWTTHLIDEVTPSDDVVVLHQGKVLAADTSANIMAATRTDNIGAAFERLTGAKARDAA, via the coding sequence GTGAGCGACGAACCGCTCGCGCTCGACGTCGCGCATATCGGCCACAGCTATGGCGCGCGGCGCGCGCTGGACGATGTGAGCTTCTCCGTCGCGGCGGGAAGCTTCACCGTTCTGCTCGGCCTCAATGGCGCCGGCAAGAGCACGCTCTTCTCGCTCATCACGCGTCTCTACGCCGCGCGCGAGGGAAAGATCGCGATCTTCGGCCATGATGTCGCGCGCGAGAGCGGCGCGGCGCTGCGCCGGCTCGGCGTCGTCTTCCAAGCGCGCACGCTCGATCTCGAATTGAGCGTGATGCAGAATTTCATCTATCACGCCGCGCTGCACGGCATCGGCCCCGGCGAGGCGAAGCGACGCGGCGCCGCGCTGCTGGAGCGCGCCGGCCTCGCCGATCGCGCCAAGGACAAGGCGCGCGATCTCTCCGGCGGGCAAATGCGCCGCGTCGAAATATTGCGCGCGCTGCTGCACGAGCCACGCCTGCTGCTGCTCGACGAGCCGACCGTCGGCCTCGACATAAAGGCGCGCGCCGATATTCTCGCGCAAGTGCGCGCGCTGGTCGCCGAGCGCAAGCTCGCCGTGCTGTGGACCACGCATCTCATCGACGAGGTGACGCCGAGCGACGATGTCGTCGTGCTGCATCAAGGCAAGGTTCTGGCCGCCGACACATCGGCCAATATCATGGCGGCGACAAGAACCGACAACATCGGCGCCGCCTTCGAGCGCCTGACCGGCGCGAAGGCGCGGGACGCGGCGTGA
- a CDS encoding enoyl-CoA hydratase/isomerase family protein, with amino-acid sequence MQHDVNFQQEAKRAMLGLADVPGLRYKVGERVLHAVVSDPPNHNAVTKAATDSLYETLRRFHELPFDRLQISFDAASGSVACAGLNLHDFEAAARRVSPGEDLLGEDNYFVRLTQLLRELGRSVPTAARVEGHLVGAGVELALSCREVVCVRSDVKILMPHLRIGVPYHTLGLCHMAGLIGWDVMSRAMVTDAIPVLLSEVLADRERVERFTAAERIADAKIAIDRMAAVFQGRPARIGDAFFTVEDRTGETRNIAEAHLLQILAHIAFADEMDDLSPALHEIIDAPRIRASSCVGARLAESIAAHRQRPKRLNRHFSKAIGAGEESGDGEGVRVSMPN; translated from the coding sequence ATGCAGCACGACGTCAATTTTCAGCAAGAGGCGAAGCGCGCGATGCTCGGGCTCGCGGATGTTCCTGGCCTGCGCTACAAGGTCGGGGAGCGCGTGCTTCACGCCGTCGTCTCGGATCCGCCGAACCACAATGCGGTGACGAAAGCGGCAACCGATAGTCTCTACGAGACGCTTCGCCGCTTTCACGAGCTGCCCTTCGATCGTTTGCAGATCTCCTTCGATGCGGCCTCGGGCTCGGTCGCTTGCGCAGGTCTCAATCTCCACGATTTCGAGGCTGCGGCGCGGCGCGTCAGTCCGGGCGAAGATTTGCTGGGCGAGGACAATTATTTTGTTCGCCTGACGCAGCTGCTGCGCGAGCTCGGCCGCAGCGTTCCGACAGCGGCGCGCGTCGAAGGCCATCTCGTCGGCGCCGGCGTCGAATTGGCGCTCAGCTGCCGCGAGGTCGTCTGCGTGCGATCGGACGTCAAAATATTGATGCCGCATTTGCGGATCGGCGTTCCCTATCACACCCTCGGGCTCTGCCATATGGCCGGGCTGATCGGATGGGACGTGATGTCGCGCGCCATGGTGACAGATGCGATACCCGTGCTTCTGTCCGAGGTTCTCGCCGATCGCGAAAGGGTAGAGCGCTTCACCGCGGCGGAGCGGATCGCCGACGCAAAAATTGCGATCGACCGCATGGCGGCGGTGTTCCAGGGTCGCCCGGCGCGCATCGGCGACGCCTTCTTCACGGTCGAAGATCGAACGGGCGAGACGCGCAACATCGCGGAAGCGCATCTGCTGCAAATTCTCGCCCATATCGCTTTCGCCGATGAGATGGACGATCTGTCGCCCGCGCTGCACGAGATCATCGACGCGCCGCGCATTCGCGCATCGTCTTGCGTCGGAGCGCGCTTGGCGGAATCGATCGCGGCGCATCGCCAGCGTCCGAAGCGTCTCAATCGCCATTTTTCGAAAGCGATCGGCGCCGGCGAGGAATCGGGCGACGGCGAGGGCGTTCGCGTCTCTATGCCGAATTGA
- a CDS encoding YVTN family beta-propeller repeat protein has translation MRVHSGQLGGSPSSVAHSRDAFSLEWEKGSALVRSLALLAIVSASPAQAFTAYVSNEKGNSVTIIDTDKMEAIKTIKVGRRPRGIEISKDNSEVYICAGDDDTIQVLDTKTLKITGNLPSGPDPELMILSPDGKTVYVSNENDNLVTMIDTKTKRQVGDVPVGVEPEGMAVSPDGRILVNTSETTNMAHLIDTQTKQIIANVLVDARPRFAAFKPDASELWVSSEIGGTVAVIDPQSHKVTQKIRFEVPGLSKEAIQPIGIAFTNDGKRAFVALGPANRVAVIDTATKKIEKYLLVGQRVWHLAFTPDEKYLLTANGVSNDISIVDAASLKVLKSIPVGAFPWGIAVATK, from the coding sequence ATGAGGGTCCATTCGGGACAGCTCGGCGGCTCGCCCTCATCCGTCGCGCATTCGCGCGACGCCTTCTCCCTCGAGTGGGAGAAGGGGAGCGCGCTGGTTCGATCGCTCGCCCTTCTCGCAATCGTGAGCGCCTCTCCTGCGCAGGCCTTCACCGCCTATGTCAGCAATGAGAAAGGCAATAGCGTCACCATCATCGACACCGACAAGATGGAGGCGATCAAGACCATCAAGGTCGGGCGCAGACCGCGCGGCATAGAGATCTCCAAGGATAATTCCGAGGTCTATATCTGCGCCGGCGACGACGACACGATTCAGGTGCTCGACACCAAGACGCTCAAGATCACCGGCAATCTGCCCTCCGGCCCCGATCCCGAGCTGATGATATTGAGCCCGGACGGCAAGACCGTCTACGTGTCCAACGAGAACGACAATCTCGTCACCATGATCGACACCAAGACCAAGCGCCAAGTGGGCGACGTGCCTGTCGGCGTCGAGCCGGAAGGCATGGCGGTGAGCCCGGACGGACGCATTCTCGTCAACACGTCCGAGACCACCAATATGGCGCATCTCATCGACACGCAGACGAAGCAGATCATCGCCAATGTGCTGGTCGACGCGCGCCCGCGCTTCGCCGCCTTCAAGCCGGACGCCTCCGAGCTGTGGGTGTCTTCGGAAATCGGCGGCACCGTCGCCGTCATCGATCCGCAGAGCCATAAGGTGACGCAGAAAATCCGCTTCGAGGTTCCGGGCCTTTCAAAAGAGGCGATCCAGCCGATCGGCATCGCCTTCACCAATGACGGCAAGCGCGCCTTTGTCGCGCTCGGCCCCGCCAATCGCGTCGCGGTCATCGACACGGCAACGAAGAAAATCGAAAAATATCTGCTCGTCGGGCAGCGCGTCTGGCATCTCGCCTTCACGCCGGACGAGAAATATCTCCTGACCGCCAATGGCGTCTCCAATGATATTTCCATCGTCGACGCCGCGAGCCTCAAAGTGCTGAAGTCCATTCCCGTCGGCGCCTTCCCCTGGGGTATTGCGGTGGCGACGAAGTGA
- a CDS encoding response regulator transcription factor, with protein MRVLIVDDHPIIVSGCASMLAGEGDIEARDAGDAETALTLFVEWRPDVSVVDINLPGASGFELTRRMLRHDEEARIVIFSMNDDPIFAARAIEAGARGYVTKNDDPFLLLRAVREVAAGGVFMMPRLANRLAFDKTASLANPLAELSSRELEILRLLGKGSSMTEIADAVHVSYKTIANTCSLLKRKLGARTPMDLVRIAIEQRLA; from the coding sequence ATGCGTGTCCTGATCGTCGACGATCATCCGATCATCGTCTCCGGCTGCGCTTCCATGCTCGCCGGCGAAGGCGACATAGAAGCCCGCGACGCCGGAGACGCGGAGACGGCGCTGACGCTCTTCGTCGAATGGCGGCCGGATGTTTCCGTCGTCGACATCAACCTCCCCGGCGCCTCCGGCTTCGAGCTGACGCGCCGCATGCTGCGCCACGACGAAGAGGCGCGCATCGTCATCTTTTCCATGAACGACGATCCGATCTTCGCCGCGCGCGCGATAGAGGCCGGCGCCCGCGGCTATGTGACGAAGAACGACGATCCGTTTCTGCTGCTGCGCGCGGTGCGCGAGGTGGCGGCGGGCGGCGTGTTCATGATGCCGCGGCTCGCCAATCGGCTGGCCTTCGACAAGACCGCGTCGCTCGCCAATCCTCTGGCGGAGCTGAGCTCGCGCGAGCTGGAGATTTTACGTCTGCTCGGCAAGGGCTCGAGCATGACCGAGATCGCCGACGCCGTGCATGTGTCCTACAAGACCATAGCCAACACATGCTCGCTGCTGAAGCGCAAGCTCGGCGCGCGCACGCCGATGGATCTCGTGCGCATAGCGATAGAGCAGCGCCTGGCGTGA
- a CDS encoding ABC transporter substrate-binding protein: MIKRCVIGASVAAFLAIIPAAAEPLRVKLGVLRQQHSSETLSILDLPAEDDTLAGALIGVADDNTTGRFTGQSYEAVDEKLAPGDDAVAAAQKLLDQGAVAILADLSADDLLHVADALKSRDALVLNVSAADDRLREEDCRANVIHVAPTRSMLTDGLAQYLVWKQWRRWLVIKGSHPEDELLAAAYRASAKKFGAKIVDERVYVDTEGGRRSDSGSVQTQRLIPPLTQGANYDVLIAADESEVFGNYLPYRTFDPRPVAGAAGLVPTSWDASHEQWGAVQLQNRFRAQFHRGMNARDHQAWIAARMIGEAVTRAASADPKALRDYLLGPEFTIAAFKGVRLSLRPWNRQLRQPILLGDGRMIVSVSPQDGFLHQTSELDTLGVDKPETKCRLK; encoded by the coding sequence ATGATAAAGCGTTGCGTCATCGGGGCGTCGGTCGCCGCCTTTCTCGCCATAATTCCCGCCGCCGCCGAGCCGCTGCGGGTGAAGCTCGGCGTGCTGCGCCAGCAGCACTCCAGCGAAACATTGTCGATCCTCGACCTGCCGGCCGAGGACGACACTCTGGCCGGCGCGCTGATCGGCGTCGCCGACGACAACACCACAGGCCGCTTCACCGGCCAGAGCTATGAGGCCGTCGACGAGAAGCTCGCGCCCGGCGACGATGCGGTCGCCGCCGCGCAAAAGCTGCTCGACCAGGGCGCCGTGGCGATACTCGCCGATCTTTCCGCCGACGATCTTCTGCATGTCGCCGACGCGCTGAAATCACGCGACGCGCTCGTCCTCAATGTGAGCGCGGCCGACGACAGGCTGCGCGAGGAAGATTGCCGCGCCAATGTCATTCATGTCGCGCCGACGCGCTCCATGCTCACAGACGGGCTGGCGCAATATCTCGTCTGGAAGCAATGGCGCCGCTGGCTCGTCATCAAAGGCTCGCACCCGGAGGACGAGCTGCTCGCCGCCGCCTATCGCGCCAGCGCGAAGAAATTCGGCGCCAAGATCGTCGACGAGCGCGTCTATGTCGACACCGAGGGCGGGCGCCGCTCCGATTCCGGCAGCGTGCAGACGCAGCGGCTGATTCCGCCGCTGACGCAGGGCGCGAATTATGACGTGCTGATCGCCGCGGATGAGAGCGAGGTGTTCGGCAATTATCTGCCCTATCGCACTTTCGATCCGCGGCCGGTCGCCGGCGCGGCCGGGCTCGTTCCGACGAGCTGGGACGCCTCTCATGAGCAATGGGGCGCGGTGCAGCTGCAAAACCGCTTCCGCGCGCAGTTTCACCGCGGCATGAACGCGCGCGATCATCAGGCCTGGATCGCCGCGCGCATGATCGGCGAGGCCGTCACCCGCGCCGCCTCCGCCGATCCGAAGGCGCTGCGCGACTATCTTTTGGGTCCTGAATTCACCATTGCCGCCTTCAAAGGCGTGCGCCTGTCGCTGCGGCCCTGGAATCGTCAGCTGCGCCAGCCTATCCTGCTCGGCGACGGACGCATGATCGTCTCGGTGTCGCCGCAGGACGGCTTCCTGCATCAAACCTCCGAGCTCGACACATTGGGCGTCGACAAGCCCGAAACCAAATGCAGGCTGAAATGA
- a CDS encoding nitroreductase family protein, producing MDEIDLERGLRERRAIRHYSDAPVDDALLAEIFELASWAPSPGNTQAWKVIALGQEASKDVIARFELAGWESVFPVLEQVLRNGGATPPSNDDRGTATADEWRRYVIGMYRRFFEVRGAPRLLLVYRTADRRRYVDLVRLSLTALLRRAAGEPGLLQGLRCFFTSLRNVPVLVRVNALTRTFGLANFTYAVTLAAQSRGLATCIQSNYLNVQRDLRRYLGLGAEIDIVASILIGYEADDALPAPEMFRTRKPVAVEWIETTPGTVAARRDARVFEAAE from the coding sequence ATGGACGAGATCGATCTCGAGCGGGGATTGCGCGAAAGAAGAGCCATTCGGCATTACAGCGATGCGCCGGTCGATGACGCATTGCTCGCGGAAATATTCGAGCTCGCGTCATGGGCTCCGTCGCCGGGCAACACGCAAGCCTGGAAGGTGATCGCGCTCGGCCAGGAGGCCTCGAAGGATGTGATCGCGCGTTTCGAGCTCGCGGGATGGGAGTCGGTCTTTCCGGTGCTCGAGCAGGTGTTGCGCAATGGCGGCGCAACTCCTCCTTCCAATGACGATCGCGGGACGGCGACGGCGGACGAATGGCGGCGTTATGTGATCGGCATGTATCGGCGCTTCTTCGAGGTGAGAGGCGCGCCGCGGCTACTGCTCGTCTATCGCACCGCGGACCGGCGCAGATATGTCGATCTCGTGCGCTTGTCGCTCACCGCGCTGCTGCGGCGCGCGGCGGGTGAGCCGGGCCTTTTGCAAGGGCTGCGCTGCTTTTTCACATCGCTGCGCAATGTGCCTGTGCTGGTGCGCGTCAATGCTTTGACGCGCACTTTCGGATTGGCCAATTTCACTTATGCGGTGACGCTCGCCGCGCAGTCGCGCGGCCTCGCCACCTGCATCCAATCCAATTATCTCAATGTGCAGCGCGATCTTCGACGCTATCTCGGCCTCGGCGCGGAGATCGACATCGTCGCTTCCATATTGATCGGCTATGAGGCTGATGACGCGCTGCCGGCGCCGGAGATGTTCCGAACGCGCAAGCCCGTCGCGGTCGAGTGGATCGAGACGACGCCCGGGACCGTCGCAGCGCGTCGCGACGCGCGTGTCTTCGAGGCGGCCGAATGA
- a CDS encoding response regulator transcription factor: MRVLIVDDHPMVIAGCRGMLSGQSDIEVLEARDADAALEAHASAQPDVIVLDINLPGLSGFELLRRMLKRKPDTKAIVFTMNDDPVFAARSIEHGAKGYLAKNEDPSQFVKAVRMVAAGERYLSNQVAQKLAFFDQKHGANPLEGLSGRELEILRLLAEGKGMAEIAHIMRVSYKTVANSCSLLKRKLAARSRADLIRIAVENKLAKELV, encoded by the coding sequence ATGCGCGTGCTGATCGTCGACGACCATCCCATGGTGATTGCCGGATGCCGCGGCATGTTGTCCGGGCAATCCGACATAGAAGTGCTGGAGGCGCGCGACGCCGACGCCGCGCTGGAGGCGCATGCCTCGGCGCAGCCGGACGTCATTGTGCTGGACATAAATCTTCCGGGGCTCTCGGGCTTCGAGCTGCTGCGGCGCATGCTGAAGCGCAAGCCGGATACGAAGGCGATCGTCTTCACCATGAATGACGATCCCGTCTTCGCCGCGCGCTCGATCGAGCATGGCGCCAAGGGCTATCTCGCCAAGAACGAGGATCCTTCGCAATTCGTCAAGGCGGTGCGCATGGTCGCCGCGGGCGAGCGCTATCTCTCCAATCAGGTGGCGCAAAAGCTCGCCTTTTTCGATCAGAAGCACGGCGCCAATCCGCTCGAGGGGCTGAGCGGCCGCGAGCTGGAGATTTTGCGCCTGCTGGCCGAAGGCAAGGGAATGGCGGAGATCGCGCATATCATGCGCGTGTCCTACAAGACGGTGGCGAACAGCTGCTCCTTGCTGAAGCGCAAGCTCGCCGCGCGCTCGCGCGCCGATCTCATCCGCATCGCCGTCGAGAATAAATTGGCGAAAGAATTGGTGTGA
- a CDS encoding ATP-binding protein → MSLKARLGWLIAIVLTAMLAVNVAIMIGHAGPRVRAEAESIEHLSHELVETALASVQETKDPIPSLRRLFDNLRNLRHIEIEILPNDDIAPSFDSKLRKEMQTGVPDWFVSLFAPTPKIDIIPARIGDVQYGNIAIIFDPVDELAEIWSDLLWLGAISLAVTLLMLALVLTLLSRTLSPFDSLGRGLARLEAGEKDVRLDLRGASEFRNISQKLNSLAATLDRVTEENHSLIDRLFAVQDSERRDIARDLHDEAGPCLFSIRAGAATLVAAASGNFPDPELLRRTCANIDAAGQALQTLLRRMLERLRPPAMSELGLETALRGLFASWSDSRADVRLSLRIAHDLSCLDEKIALTAYRVVQEALTNIFRHSSAANAEARLEFVEAPPELAGAEALRVLVEDDGVGLPEERRFGLGLIGMSERVHTLGGVMRMERRPEGGTRIEVLLPLPEVEEAEAEERESDDL, encoded by the coding sequence ATGTCCTTGAAGGCGAGGCTCGGCTGGCTCATCGCCATCGTCCTCACGGCTATGCTCGCGGTCAATGTGGCGATCATGATCGGCCACGCCGGCCCGCGCGTGCGCGCCGAAGCGGAGAGCATAGAGCATTTGTCGCACGAGCTGGTCGAGACCGCGCTCGCCAGCGTGCAGGAGACCAAGGACCCCATCCCCTCGCTGCGCAGGCTGTTCGACAATCTGCGCAATCTGCGCCACATAGAGATAGAGATATTGCCCAATGACGATATCGCGCCGAGCTTCGACTCGAAATTGCGCAAGGAGATGCAGACCGGCGTGCCGGACTGGTTCGTGAGCCTGTTCGCGCCGACGCCCAAGATCGACATCATTCCCGCACGCATCGGCGACGTTCAATATGGCAATATCGCCATCATCTTCGATCCGGTGGACGAGCTCGCCGAAATATGGTCGGACCTGCTCTGGCTCGGCGCCATCAGCCTCGCCGTCACATTGCTGATGCTGGCGCTGGTGCTGACGCTGCTGAGCCGCACGCTCTCGCCATTCGATTCGCTGGGACGCGGCTTGGCGCGGCTCGAAGCGGGCGAGAAGGATGTGCGTCTCGATCTGCGCGGCGCCTCCGAATTCAGGAATATTTCCCAAAAGCTCAATTCGCTCGCCGCGACGCTCGATCGCGTGACGGAGGAGAATCATTCGCTCATCGATCGGCTGTTCGCCGTGCAGGATTCCGAGCGCCGCGACATCGCCCGCGATCTGCATGACGAAGCCGGCCCCTGTCTCTTCTCCATCCGCGCCGGCGCCGCGACGCTCGTCGCCGCCGCCTCGGGAAATTTTCCCGATCCCGAGCTGCTACGGCGCACCTGCGCGAATATAGACGCCGCCGGACAGGCGCTGCAGACCTTGCTGCGGCGCATGCTCGAGCGGCTGCGCCCGCCGGCGATGAGCGAGCTCGGCCTCGAGACCGCCTTGCGCGGGCTCTTCGCATCCTGGAGCGACAGCCGCGCCGATGTGCGGTTGTCGCTGCGCATCGCGCATGATCTCTCCTGCCTCGACGAGAAGATCGCGCTGACCGCCTATCGCGTGGTGCAGGAGGCGCTCACCAATATTTTCCGCCATTCTTCGGCCGCCAACGCCGAGGCGCGGCTCGAATTCGTCGAGGCTCCGCCCGAGCTCGCCGGCGCCGAGGCGCTGCGCGTTCTCGTCGAGGACGATGGCGTCGGCCTGCCGGAGGAGCGCAGATTCGGCCTCGGCCTCATCGGCATGAGCGAGCGCGTTCATACGCTCGGCGGCGTGATGCGCATGGAGCGTCGGCCGGAGGGCGGCACGCGGATAGAGGTGCTGCTGCCGCTGCCCGAGGTGGAGGAGGCCGAGGCGGAAGAGCGCGAGAGCGACGATCTGTAG
- a CDS encoding histidine kinase, producing the protein MLKGLSLRARLLALLGATLAVGLALGVGLLTLHAAARVRAESDSTARLAREFVATALASVEESDDPLAALRGRLADVDRLRHIHIFMVGSGEARGASVEERRAPAWFAALVAGSPSETRIALDGRGRLRGELALVAEPGDEIDEIWEEVWALALGAAALALAGFGVVSVVVSRALAPVSTLAEALRRIEHGDRDVRMVAGDAPEFVAIAGRVDALAETLARFDAENRALVERIIHVQDEERRDIARDLHDEIGPFLFSIRAGLGALARKLEGARREDCLNIDAQLGALQQVNRRILGRLRPAALDEMGLEGALQALAQGWRDLDAGVAIGLHIDDAGEPLDESIALTAYRIVQEGLTNVFRHASATRVDVTVERIEACGKRELRVAVRDDGAGVAQGAREGIGLRGMAERVAALGGRLTFESAEPRGALLVARLPL; encoded by the coding sequence ATGCTGAAAGGATTGTCGTTGCGCGCCAGGCTGCTGGCGCTGCTCGGCGCGACGCTCGCGGTCGGCCTCGCCCTGGGCGTCGGCCTGCTGACGCTGCACGCCGCCGCGCGCGTGCGCGCCGAATCGGACAGCACGGCGCGCCTCGCGCGCGAGTTCGTGGCGACGGCGCTGGCCAGCGTCGAGGAGAGTGACGATCCGCTCGCCGCGCTGCGCGGCCGGCTCGCCGATGTCGATCGGCTGCGGCACATTCATATCTTCATGGTCGGCTCCGGCGAGGCCCGGGGGGCTTCGGTCGAGGAGCGGCGCGCGCCGGCCTGGTTCGCGGCGCTGGTCGCCGGGTCGCCCAGCGAGACGCGCATCGCTCTGGACGGGCGCGGCCGGCTGCGCGGGGAGCTGGCGCTGGTCGCCGAGCCGGGCGACGAGATCGACGAGATTTGGGAGGAAGTCTGGGCGCTGGCCCTGGGCGCGGCGGCTCTGGCGCTCGCCGGCTTCGGCGTGGTGTCGGTGGTCGTCTCGCGCGCCCTCGCGCCGGTCTCCACTCTCGCCGAGGCGCTGCGGCGCATCGAGCATGGCGATCGCGACGTGCGCATGGTCGCCGGCGATGCGCCGGAATTCGTCGCCATCGCCGGCCGGGTCGATGCGCTGGCGGAGACGCTCGCGCGTTTCGACGCGGAAAACCGCGCTTTGGTCGAGCGCATCATTCATGTGCAGGACGAGGAGCGGCGCGACATCGCGCGCGACCTCCATGACGAGATCGGCCCGTTTCTGTTCAGCATTCGCGCCGGGCTCGGCGCTCTGGCCCGCAAGCTCGAGGGCGCGCGCCGGGAAGATTGCCTGAATATTGACGCGCAGCTCGGCGCGCTGCAGCAGGTCAATCGCCGCATTCTCGGCCGGCTGCGGCCGGCGGCGCTGGACGAGATGGGCCTCGAGGGCGCGCTGCAGGCGCTCGCCCAAGGCTGGCGCGATCTCGACGCCGGTGTCGCGATCGGCCTCCATATCGACGACGCCGGGGAGCCGCTCGACGAGTCGATCGCCCTCACCGCCTATCGCATCGTGCAGGAGGGGCTCACCAATGTGTTCCGCCATGCGAGCGCCACGCGCGTCGATGTGACGGTGGAGCGCATAGAGGCCTGCGGCAAGAGGGAATTGCGCGTCGCCGTGCGCGACGACGGCGCCGGCGTGGCGCAGGGCGCGCGCGAAGGCATAGGGCTGCGCGGCATGGCCGAGCGCGTCGCAGCGCTCGGCGGACGGCTGACGTTCGAATCCGCGGAGCCGCGCGGCGCGCTGCTGGTGGCGCGTCTCCCACTATAG
- a CDS encoding ABC transporter permease encodes MMRETSGFTARQYAICLAGVVWREALRFLHQRERFVSALVRPLVWLLIFAAGFRQVLGVSIIPPYETYVLYEVYITPGLMAMIQLFNGMQSSLSMVYDREMGNMRTLLVSPFPRWYLLGAKLLAGVAVSILQVYAYLFIAYFWEIEPPTPLGYLTVLPALMLAGLMFGALGMLLSSAIKQLENFAGVMNFVIFPMFFASSALYPLWRVQESSPVLYWICLVNPFTHAVELIRFAFYEKISWDSLAAVAGYTSFFSAGALIAYDPAKGMLMRKGG; translated from the coding sequence ATGATGCGCGAAACAAGCGGCTTCACCGCGCGCCAATACGCCATCTGCCTCGCCGGCGTCGTCTGGCGCGAAGCCTTGCGCTTTCTGCATCAGCGAGAGCGCTTCGTCTCCGCGCTGGTGCGGCCCTTGGTTTGGCTGCTCATCTTCGCGGCGGGCTTTCGCCAGGTGCTCGGCGTCTCCATCATCCCGCCCTATGAAACCTATGTGCTCTACGAGGTCTATATCACGCCGGGATTGATGGCGATGATCCAGCTGTTCAACGGCATGCAGTCCTCGCTGTCGATGGTCTATGACCGCGAGATGGGCAATATGCGCACGCTGCTGGTCTCGCCCTTTCCGCGCTGGTATTTGCTCGGCGCCAAGCTTCTCGCCGGCGTCGCCGTGTCGATATTGCAAGTCTACGCCTATCTCTTCATCGCCTATTTCTGGGAGATCGAGCCGCCGACGCCGCTCGGCTATCTCACCGTGCTACCGGCGCTCATGCTCGCGGGCTTGATGTTCGGCGCGCTCGGCATGCTGCTCTCCTCCGCGATCAAGCAGCTGGAGAATTTCGCGGGCGTGATGAATTTCGTCATCTTTCCGATGTTCTTCGCCTCCTCCGCGCTCTATCCGCTATGGCGCGTGCAGGAGTCGAGCCCCGTCCTCTATTGGATTTGCCTCGTCAATCCCTTCACCCATGCGGTGGAGCTGATCCGCTTCGCCTTTTATGAGAAAATCTCCTGGGACTCGCTCGCCGCCGTGGCCGGCTACACGAGCTTCTTCTCCGCCGGCGCGCTCATCGCCTATGATCCAGCCAAGGGAATGCTGATGCGCAAGGGCGGCTGA